One stretch of Arachis duranensis cultivar V14167 chromosome 1, aradu.V14167.gnm2.J7QH, whole genome shotgun sequence DNA includes these proteins:
- the LOC107488159 gene encoding LOW QUALITY PROTEIN: deoxyhypusine hydroxylase (The sequence of the model RefSeq protein was modified relative to this genomic sequence to represent the inferred CDS: inserted 1 base in 1 codon), whose protein sequence is MMASSDVAVFTSSKDTEKFLCNLLLDSTQPISDRFRALFSLRNLKGQAPRHALILATRDSSNLLAHEAAFALGQMXLHPIVRHEAAEALGAIGSYGNIPLLKSCLDLDPAQEVRETCELALERIRHLKDAGNSDDLSTNDISPFKSVDPAAPACSCTSVQQLREILLDEEKGMYERYAALFALRNDGGEEAVAAIIDSLGSKSALLRHEVAYVLGQLQDKAASAALSNILKDVNEHPMVRHEAAEALGSIADDQSVALLEEFTADPEPLVSESCQVALSMLEYERSGKSFEFLFIRTPTVH, encoded by the exons ATGATGGCTTCCTCCGACGTCGCCGTTTTCACTTCGTCAAAGGACACCGAGAAGTTCCTCTGCAACTTGTTGCTGGATTCCACGCAACCCATCTCTGACCGCTTCAgagctctcttctctcttcgcAACCTCAAAGGACAAGCCCCTCGCCACGCCCTCATTCTCG CCACGAGAGATTCATCAAATTTGTTGGCACATGAAGCCGCATTTGCGCTGGGCCAAA CTTTGCATCCAATTGTTCGCCATGAG GCAGCTGAAGCACTTGGTGCTATTGGTTCATATGGTAACATTCCCCTGTTGAAGAGTTGTTTGGATTTAGATCCGGCTCAGGAGGTCCGCGAAACTTGTGAGTTGGCTCTTGAACGTATTCGGCATTTAAAAGATGCTGGAAATAGTGATGATTTGTCTACAAATGATATTTCACCTTTTAAGTCAGTCGATCCAGCTGCACCGGCATGCTCCTGTACCTCGGTACAACAATTGAG GGAAATACTTCTGGATGAAGAAAAAGGGATGTATGAGAGATATGCAGCTCTTTTTGCTCTTAGAAATGATGGTGGAGAGGAAGCTGTTGCTGCTATTATCGATTCATTGGGTTCAAAAAGCGCTCTTTTACGTCATGAG GTTGCGTATGTTCTGGGTCAGTTGCAAGACAAAGCTGCTTCAGCTGCACTATCCAACATACTTAAAGATGTGAATGAGCACCCAATGGTTAGACATGAAGCTGCTGAAGCTCTTGGGTCAATTGCAG ATGACCAAAGTGTAGCCCTTCTTGAGGAGTTTACAGCGGATCCGGAGCCTCTTGTCTCTGAAAGCTGTCAAGTTGCACTAAGCATGCTAGAATATGAACGATCAGGGAAATCATTTGAG TTTCTCTTTATTCGCACTCCAACTGTGCATTGA